The following are encoded in a window of Oreochromis aureus strain Israel breed Guangdong linkage group 10, ZZ_aureus, whole genome shotgun sequence genomic DNA:
- the LOC116336152 gene encoding cilia- and flagella-associated protein 100-like isoform X1 — protein MKVISSKIKKTAKAITAQKYVVQRLEDFKAVEDCFLKEFLTSVEKKLVDAQSLRLKNSSSSIQEMSDKIEKVTDETAILKSEVANIEKVLNEYKRYRRILFKLSDPKWQEAQKAATLTTKGLPDRPDGLEKDVDSTPDRVLPPSSQSTLSSNHSDAVVKNSQLDGNNTIYEDKLEPYFSDPRELMVLMSELTDQNLSLIHNITRMDKTVEHTFEVTIKKMKEEEEQLILHVEDMKERVDIEKKRVAMLKKSVHLHDSIKTEDQDIMLDDLAIKVAKVYSSCIEKRPTQLTTLEMLTGFEHRICLLFQQVESIPEDVLKTLRNIKDSERRSRQREETLKLEMEKHRERMKKCIQRSLGEAKKTYGRKLMPRCFPVKKKIEVVEVITFVEAFHSHLFTEDSD, from the exons ATGAAGGTGATCAGTTCAAAGATTAAGAAGACCGCCAAGGCCATTACTGCACAGAAGTATGTAGTACAAAGACTTGAAGATTTCAAGGCAGTTGAAGATTGCTTTTTGAAAGAATTCCTCACCTCTGTCGAGAAGAAACTTGTGGATGCCCAAAGTCT CAGGTTGAAAAACTCAAGTAGCTCCATACAGGAAATGAGTGATAAGATTGAGAAGGTAACCGATGAAACAGCAATATTAAAAAG TGAAGTTGCCAACATTGAGAAGGTTCTGAATGAATATAAGAGGTACAGGAGAATTCTGTTCAAGCTTTCTGATCCCAAGTGGCAGGAAGCCCAGAAAGCAGCGACTTTAACAACGAAAGGCTTGCCAGACAGACCAGATG GCTTGGAGAAAGATGTGGATTCCACTCCAGATAGAGTGCTGCCTCCCTCCAGTCAGTCTACACTGTCCTCAAACCACAGTGATGCAGT GGTGAAGAATTCCCAGCTGGATGGAAACAACACAATCTATGAG GACAAGCTGGAACCATATTTCTCCGATCCCCGGGAGTTAATGGTCCTGATGTCAGAGCTGACTGACCAGAACCTGTCTCTGATTCACAATATCACCAGGATGGATAAGACAGTGGAGCACACTTTCGAGGTCACCATAAAGAAAAT gaaagaggaagaggagcagctaATCCTGCATGTAGAAGATATGAAGGAGAGAGTTGACATCGAAAAGAAGAGAGTGGCCATGCTTAAAAAGAGCGTTCATCTCCATGACTCAATAAAGACAGAGGACCAG GATATTATGTTGGATGATTTGGCGATTAAGGTGGCAAAGGTGTATTCCTCATGCATCGAAAAACGGCCGACCCAACTCACCACTTTGGAGATGCTGACTGGTTTTGAGCACCGTATATGTCTGCTGTTCCAGCAAGTTGAGAGCATCCCAGAGGACGTGCTGAAAACACTGAGGAACATCAAGGACAGCGAGAGGAGGAGCAG ACAGCGAGAGGAAACACTTAAACTGGAGATggagaaacacagagaaaggATGAAGAAGTGCATTCAGAGGTCGCTGGGTGAagccaagaaaaca TATGGACGAAAGCTCATGCCCAGATGTTTCCCGGTCAAGAAGAAGATTGAAGTTGTTGAGGTCATCACCTTCGTGGAGGCCTTCCATTCCCACCTCTTCACTGAGGACTCAgattaa
- the LOC116336152 gene encoding cilia- and flagella-associated protein 100-like isoform X2: protein MSSPLQPGLEKDVDSTPDRVLPPSSQSTLSSNHSDAVVKNSQLDGNNTIYEDKLEPYFSDPRELMVLMSELTDQNLSLIHNITRMDKTVEHTFEVTIKKMKEEEEQLILHVEDMKERVDIEKKRVAMLKKSVHLHDSIKTEDQDIMLDDLAIKVAKVYSSCIEKRPTQLTTLEMLTGFEHRICLLFQQVESIPEDVLKTLRNIKDSERRSRQREETLKLEMEKHRERMKKCIQRSLGEAKKTYGRKLMPRCFPVKKKIEVVEVITFVEAFHSHLFTEDSD, encoded by the exons ATGTCTTCGCCACTACAGCCAG GCTTGGAGAAAGATGTGGATTCCACTCCAGATAGAGTGCTGCCTCCCTCCAGTCAGTCTACACTGTCCTCAAACCACAGTGATGCAGT GGTGAAGAATTCCCAGCTGGATGGAAACAACACAATCTATGAG GACAAGCTGGAACCATATTTCTCCGATCCCCGGGAGTTAATGGTCCTGATGTCAGAGCTGACTGACCAGAACCTGTCTCTGATTCACAATATCACCAGGATGGATAAGACAGTGGAGCACACTTTCGAGGTCACCATAAAGAAAAT gaaagaggaagaggagcagctaATCCTGCATGTAGAAGATATGAAGGAGAGAGTTGACATCGAAAAGAAGAGAGTGGCCATGCTTAAAAAGAGCGTTCATCTCCATGACTCAATAAAGACAGAGGACCAG GATATTATGTTGGATGATTTGGCGATTAAGGTGGCAAAGGTGTATTCCTCATGCATCGAAAAACGGCCGACCCAACTCACCACTTTGGAGATGCTGACTGGTTTTGAGCACCGTATATGTCTGCTGTTCCAGCAAGTTGAGAGCATCCCAGAGGACGTGCTGAAAACACTGAGGAACATCAAGGACAGCGAGAGGAGGAGCAG ACAGCGAGAGGAAACACTTAAACTGGAGATggagaaacacagagaaaggATGAAGAAGTGCATTCAGAGGTCGCTGGGTGAagccaagaaaaca TATGGACGAAAGCTCATGCCCAGATGTTTCCCGGTCAAGAAGAAGATTGAAGTTGTTGAGGTCATCACCTTCGTGGAGGCCTTCCATTCCCACCTCTTCACTGAGGACTCAgattaa
- the LOC116336162 gene encoding wiskott-Aldrich syndrome protein family member 3-like, producing MPLVKRTIEPRHLCHSAVPDGIGNELECVTNNTLSAIIRQLSSLSKHAENVFGELFNEANTFYVRANSLQDRIDRLAVKVTQLDSSVEEVSLQDINMRKGFRSSSVQDQQVLSKSSFPSSVADMYNSSDRPPPLSNLTAYREDSTDAMKYYSDPSYFFDLWKEKMLQDTEEKRKEKRRQREQKRCVDSSSIQREVKKVRKARNRRQEWNMMAFDKELRPDHRHPQTLRRGASSEGSLSPDGRPDLLDYPIPPVPAHAACNSAKSHDYVPGNMHPSPPVEHEYQSIDVNYKRVTYAAAEPRAADRMNGSIRLPADYKSIPAPPAPGPPIPSAQTAFGFPLGAHPPAPHNGIGHAGPGCPLPPIPPPGTHMVPPPPGPPPPPLPPPSAPSHLAGHSEGCRRETKPVRDARSDLLSAIRMGIQLKKVQEQQEQQSKREPVGNDVATILSRRIAVEYSDSEEDSELDENEWSD from the exons ATGCCTCTGGTGAAGAGGACCATTGAGCCTCGGCACCTGTGCCACAGTGCCGTGCCCGATGGAATTGGCAACGAGCTGGAATGTGTAACCAACAACACGCTGTCTGCTATAATTCGACAGCTCAGCAGTCTGA GTAAGCATGCAGAAAATGTTTTCGGGGAGCTTTTTAATGAAGCCAACACCTTTTACGTGCGTGCAAACTCTCTTCAGGATCGAATCGACCGCTTGGCCGTGAAAGTCACCCaactggactccagtgtggaggAGG tttctctTCAAGACATAAACATGAGGAAGGGCTTCAGAAGCTCGAGTGTCCAGGACCAGCAGGTTTTATCCAAGAGCAGCTTTCCTAGTTCTGTAGCCGACATGTACAACAGCAGTGACAGACCTCCTCCTCTCAGCAACCTCACTGCTTACAG AGAGGATTCTACTGATGCAATGAAATACTACTCTGACCCGTCATACTTTTTTGACCTGTGGAAAGAGAAAATGCTTCAGGACacagaggagaagaggaaagaaaagcgGAGGCAAAGG GAACAGAAGCGATGTGTGGACAGCAGCTCCATTCAGCGCGAGGTGAAGAAGGTCAGAAAGGCGCGAAACCGCAGGCAGGAGTGGAACATGATGGCGTTCGATAAAGAGCTCCGTCCAGATCACAGACATCCACAGACTCTCAGGCGAGGCGCATCATCTGAGGGCTCCCTGTCGCCAGATGGGAG GCCTGACCTCTTAGATTACCCCATCCCTCCAGTGCCTGCCCATGCTGCTTGTAACTCTGCCAAGTCTCACGATTACGTTCCTGGGAACATGCATCCCTCACCACCTGTGGAGCATGAATACCAAAGCATTGATGTCAACTACAAGAGAGTAACCTATGCCGCAGCAGAGCCTCGTGCTGCAGACCGAATGAACGGTTCAATTCGTCTCCCTGCAGATTACAA GTCTATCCCAGCACCTCCTGCCCCCGGCCCTCCAATCCCATCAGCCCAGACAGCCTTTGGTTTTCCATTGGGTGCACATCCTCCAGCGCCACATAATGGCATTGGGCACGCAGGCCCGGGCTGCCCACTCCCACCAATACCTCCTCCAGGGACTCACATGGTCCCTCCACCCCCAGGtcccccacctcctcctctccctcccccATCTGCACCCTCACACCTAGCGGGACACAGTGAAGGCTGCAGACGTGAGACCAAACCTGTGAGAGACGCAAGAAGTGACCTGCTGTCTGCCATCCGCATGG GCATCCAGTTGAAGAAAGTCCaagagcagcaggagcagcaaagCAAGCGGGAGCCGGTGGGGAACGACGTAGCCACCATCCTTTCCCGACGCATTGCAGTTGAGTACAGCGACTCTGAGGAGGACTCTGAGCTTGATGAGAATGAGTGGTCGGACTGA
- the LOC116336189 gene encoding V-type proton ATPase catalytic subunit A-like, translating into MDTSKLPKIQDEDRESQFGYVHGVSGPVVTATAMAGAAMYELVRVGHSELVGEIIRLEGDMATIQVYEETSGVSVGDPVLRTGKPLSVELGPGIMGSIFDGIQRPLKDINDLTNSIYIPRGVNIGALNRNIKWEFTPGQSLRVGSHVTGGDIYGMVFENSLIKHKLMLPPRSRGTITYLAPPGNYDISDVVLELEFEGIKEKLSMVQVWPVRQVRPVTEKLPANHPLLTGQRVLDALFPCVQGGTTAIPGAFGCGKTVISQSLSKYSNSDVIIYVGCGERGNEMSEVLRDFPELTMEVDGKVESIMKRTALVANTSNMPVAAREASIYTGITLSEYFRDMGYNVSMMADSTSRWAEALREISGRLAEMPADSGYPAYLGARLASFYERAGRVKCLGNPEREGSVSIVGAVSPPGGDFSDPVTSATLGIVQVFWGLDKKLAQRKHFPSVNWLISYSKYTRALDEYYDKHFPEFVPLRTKAKEILQEEEDLAEIVQLVGKASLAETDKITLEVAKLIKDDFLQQNGYTPYDRFCPFYKTVGILSNMIAFYDMARHAVESTAQSDNKITWAIIRENMGEILYKISSMKFKDPVKDGEAKIKGDYAQLLEDMQNAFRTLEE; encoded by the exons ATGGATACCTCAAAACTTCCCAAGATCCAGGATGAGGACCGAGAAAGCCAGTTTGGATATGTACACGGTGTTTCTGGACCAG TGGTGACAGCTACTGCCATGGCAGGAGCAGCCATGTATGAGCTGGTTCGAGTCGGTCACAGTGAGCTAGTGGGAGAAATCATCCGTTTAGAAGGGGACATGGCAACTATCCAGGTCTACGAGGAGACAT CTGGCGTGTCTGTCGGGGACCCTGTCCTGCGAACTGGAAAGCCCCTGTCTGTAGAGCTGGGACCGGGTATCATGGGCTCCATCTTTGATGGTATCCAGCGCCCACTAAAAGACATCAATGACCTCACTAACAGTATTTACATCCCAAGAGGAGTAAACATTGGTGCTCTCAACAGAAACATCAAATGGGAATTTACACCTGGGCAGAGCCTTCGG GTCGGCAGTCATGTAACTGGTGGAGATATCTATGGTATGGTATTCGAAAACTCCTTAATCAAACACAAGCTAATGCTTCCACCTCGTAGCAGAGGCACCATAACCTACCTGGCTCCGCCTGGAAACTACGACATTTCA GATGTGGTTCTGGAGCTTGAGTTTGAAGGCATTAAAGAGAAACTCAGCATGGTGCAAGTGTGGCCAGTACGACAAGTCCGCCCCGTCACAGAAAAACTACCAGCTAATCATCCACTGCTGACCGGCCAGAGAGTTCTGGATGCACTTTTCCC CTGTGTGCAGGGTGGCACTACTGCTATACCAGGAGCCTTTGGATGTGGAAAGACTGTGATCTCGCAGTCATTGTCCAAGTACTCCAACAGTGATGTCATCATCTATGTCGGCTGTGGAGAGCGTGGAAACGAAATGTCTGAAGTGCTGCGAGATTTCCCCGAG CTCACTATGGAAGTTGATGGCAAAGTTGAGAGCATCATGAAGAGAACAGCGCTGGTTGCTAACACCTCCAACATGCCCGTGGCTGCTAGAGAGGCTTCCATTTACACAG GGATCACACTGTCTGAATACTTCAGAGATATGGGCTACAATGTGAGCATGATGGCTGACTCGACGTCTCGATGGGCCGAAGCTCTGAGAGAAATCTCTGGAAGACTGGCTGAAATGCCTGCTG ACAGTGGGTATCCGGCTTACCTGGGCGCCAGACTGGCTTCCTTCTATGAGCGTGCTGGACGTGTGAAGTGCCTGGGAAATCCAGAGAGAGAAGGCAGCGTCAGCATCGTAGGAGC TGTGTCACCTCCTGGTGGAGACTTCTCTGATCCTGTCACTTCAGCCACACTGGGAATTGTTCAG gTGTTCTGGGGGTTGGACAAGAAGCTGGCTCAGAGAAAACACTTCCCGTCTGTAAACTGGCTCATCAGCTACAGCAAGTACACACGAGCTCTGGATGAATATTATGACAAACATTTCCCAGAGTTTGTTCCTCTTCGCACAAAAGCAAAAGAGATTCTACAGGAAGAAGAGGACCTGGCTGAGATTGTGCAGCTTGTTGGCAAA GCTTCACTCGCTGAGACTGATAAAATTACTCTAGAAGTTGCTAAGCTCATTAAGGACGACTTCCTGCAGCAGAATGGTTATACTCCCTATGACAG GTTTTGCCCCTTCTACAAAACTGTTGGCATCCTCTCAAACATGATAGCGTTTTACGACATGGCCCGACATGCGGTGGAGTCCACAGCTCAGAGTGACAACAAAATCACCTGGGCCATCATCAGGGAAAACATGGGGGAGATCCTGTACAAGATCAGCTCCATGAAGTTCAAG GATCCTGTCAAGGATGGTGAAGCTAAGATCAAAGGAGACTATGCCCAACTGTTGGAGGACATGCAGAATGCTTTCCGAACCTTGGAGGAATGA